In Candidatus Polarisedimenticolia bacterium, the sequence GCACGGTGCGCGGCATTCTCGAGCAGTTCGGCTGGGAGACCGAAGACATGGGGAAGGCCGAAGCGGCGCGCGCCATCGAGCCGCTCTGCATCCTCTGGTGCATCCCCGGCTTCCTGAGGAACGACTGGACGCACGCCTTCAGGCTGTTGCATCAGGGGTAGGCGGTCCTCGGTCATCGGGAAGAGGCATGAGACTGTAGACCTGCGCGGCGGAGGCGATGCAACTCGCGCTCTTCATCGGGCTGGCCACTCTGTACGTCGGCCTCTCGCTGGCGCTCGGGGCGCTGTCTCCCTGGAAATACGAGTTCGGCATTCTGTATTGGTTTCTCGTCCCGACCGTGGGCTTGACTTGCGGCGCCATGGCGATTGCCCAGCTCGTCCAACGATTCGCACCGATCCCCTGGATCGCCGAGCGGGGCTTCGGCTTCCCGCCGCGCCGCGTCCACCTTTCCTGGAGGGCCGCTGTCCGCGGCCCCTCCATTCTTCCGGTGCTGTTCTTCCCGTGGTACCTGGTTTCGTTGACCTGGCAAGCTGGTGATGGCGGTGCCCGGTCCATTGCGGTCGGTATCGTGGCGCTCGCCCTTCTCGCAGTTGCTCTCTCGATACGCAAACTCCGTCGTGAGATTCGGCTTCTCCGGGGTGGCGCCGTGGCCATGGCGCTCATCGAACATCGAACGAGCACGGGTGAGGATCCATGGGAGGCGATCCGGTATCACTTCATGACGACCCATGGAGTGGCCGTCTCGGGCCGTGCCTACGACCGGGGGTACTGCGTGAGTGAGGGCTCGATCGTTCCTGTGTTCTACAACCCGAATCGACCCAAGGATCACATTGCCGCCTGCGCGTGCTGGCTCGAGGCTGACCTAGCCCGGCTTGGGTGAGACGCCCCGGACGCTCAATGCCCTGGTGGTGAACATCGCGGGCGCAGCCGGGAAAGAATGACATGATCGGTCGAATGCGGCCCGAACGGCTCACGCTTGAAGGAGCCCCAGTAGCTGACGATCTCGAAGCCCTGGCTTTCGAGAAGGGCCTCCAGCTCGGGACGTGAGTAGAGATGGAACACAAGGCGCGTGCGCCACTCGCCGACCGGCGTGCCGCGTGCGTCCTTGACCTGCCACTTGTACCTCACCTCGATCATCCCTGAATCGGTCCGTGGTCGGGTGCTGACGCTGCGAACCACGAGCCGGCCCGTGGACAGGGGTCGCACGATGACACCGGCCTCCTCGCAAGGGTGGGAGAGCAGATCGGGTCCGGGGTTGACGACATCGAAGCACAACCGTCCGGCGGGCTCAAGGTGCCGGGCCACGTTGCGCAGCCACGCCCGCCGGTCGCCGGGCCGGAGCAGGTGCTGGGCGACTCGAAACGGGGCCGTCACCAAGCCGTAACGCCCGCCGATGTGCGTGCTCCGGATGTCCCCCTGAGACACACGGGTCCTCCGCCTGACCCGGGGCGGCTCCAGACGCAGCTTCCCCCGAAGCACCCGCAGCATGGCGGGCGAGGCGTCTATGCCATGGATGGCGATCCCGAAGCGCGCGATCGGCAGAAGGTTCCGACCGCTTCCGCATCCCATCTCCAGGACCGGTTCGCCCAGTTCCTTCGCGATGGACGAATAGAAGGCGATGTCGTCCACGGAGCCCGCAGCCTTGTAATCGGCGTCATAGAAGCGCGCCATCAGGGCGTACGGATCGAGACCGGCGGCCTGTGTATCGCGTTTGCCGCTCATGAGGGAGCCGGGTCGCATCTAAAATACCGCGAACGCGCCCCCGGGCACAAGACGGGACCACGAGGAGGCCCGCGAGGCCACGGGACCATCACACTCTCGGCGACGGCGCGGCGCCGATCGGCTAATATTCCTGCCGGGAGGACGTCATGGGCGCCGACGAGAAGGACGAGGACCTGTACAGGGTGGTGGTGAACCACGAGGAGCAGTATTCGATCTGGCCGCTGGAGAAGGAGAACGCGCCGGGCTGGCGGGACGCCGGCAAGACCGGGACGAAACCGGAGTGCCTGGCGTACATCAAGGAAGTGTGGACGGACATGAGGCCGAAGAGTCTGCGCGAGAGGATGGAGCAGGGGAAGGGGCGGGCCTGATCGCGGCCGAAGCCGCGTCCTGCAACCTGGCCCGGAGCCTTTCGGCCAGAACCTGGACGTGCGGCTCGCGGACCATCGAATAATGGTCGCCGGGCACCTCGAGAACGTCCACTCCTCCCAGGGCCAGCGCCCGCCAGCCGTACGCCGGGTCGGGGCCGGTCCGCTGCGCCTGCGCAGCGCGGAACAGGGTCGCCCGCCCTGGATAACTTCCGGGCAGGTAGCCGCGCAGCGCCCGCAGATTGGCCCGCAGGACCTCGACCAGCCGGCGGACTTCCTCCAGGCCGATCTCCGGCGGCAGGAGCCCCTGCGCCTTCGCCCGCTCGAGGATCCGATCGAGCCGGCCGTCGGACTCCGGCAGGCGGGAGTCGTCACCCGGTGCCGGACTCTCGAGGCCCCCCGAGACGCCTCCCAGCTCGCGCGCCAGCATGGCGACGAGGGTCGCGCCGTCCACCGGGCTGGCGGACGCCGGCAGCGATCCGGGAGCGTGGCTGTCGATGAGGGCGAGGAGGGCCACCGGCTCCCTCTGCGCGGCCAGCCGGCAGGCCATCTCGTATGCCACCACCCCGCCGAATGACCAGCCTCCGAGCGCGTAAGGCCCGCGCGGCCGCTGCTCGCGCAGGGCCGCCAGGTAGCGCTCCGCCAGCGCCTCGACGGTGGACTGCGGGTTCGTGTCGACCCGCAGCCCCGGTGCTTCGAGGGCGAAGAACGGACGGTCGGCTCCCAGCCGCGCGGCCAGGGCGCCATAGCACAGCACCGTCCCTCCGATCGGGTGGACGCAGTAGAAGGGCAGCTTCGATCCGCCGGCCGCGAGCGCCACGAGGGGCGGCCGGGCGGCCGGCGCGGTCTCGCTCCTCAGGGCGTCGGCCAGGTTGGCGATCGTGCCGCCGCGGAACAGGATCGACAGCGGCAGGCTCCTGCCGAACTCGCTCTCGACGCGTGCCATGAGGCGCACGGTGAGCATCGAGTGCCCGCCGAGATCGAAGAACGATTCGTCGACGCCGACGGGACGGACGCTCAGGACCTCCTCCCAGATCGCCGCGAGACGCCGCTCGACGTCGTCGCGCGGTGGCGCGGGCGCGGACGCGCGCCCCGCCGGGCGGGCGACAGCAGCCGGGGCCGTTGCCTCGACCCCGATCGGCCTCGCCTGGAGAGCGCGGCGATCGATCTTCCCATTGGCCGTCAGCGGCAGCGACTCAAGCGCCACGATCGCCGAGGGCACCATGTGCGGCGGCAGCTTCTGCTTCAGGAAGGACCGCAGGTCGCCCGCCAGCACGACCTCCCCCGGCTCCGGCACGACGAAGGCGACGAGCCGCCGGTCGCCCGGCACCGGCTCCTGGACGACGACCGCGCTCGTCTGCACGTACATGTGCTGCGCCAGGACCGCCTCGATCTCCCCCGGCTCGATGCGGTAGCCGCGCAACTTGACCTGGTCGTCGCTCCTTCCCAGGAACTCGAGATTCCCGTCCGGCAGGAAGCGCGCCGCATCACCCGTCCTGTACAGCCGCGCGCCCGGCTCGCCGCCGAACGGATCGGGAACGAAGACGGCGGCGCTCAGATCGGGGCGGCGCAGGTAGCCCGCGGCCACGCCCTCGCCGCCGATGTAAAGCTCCCCCGCCACCCCCGCCGGGACCGGGTCCAGGTTCCGGTCGAGGAGGTAGACGCGCGTCCCCGGGATCGGGCGGCCGATCGGCACGCGAGGCGGCGCGCTCCCCGCTCCCGTCAGGGACGCGCCGCACTCATGGACCGTGCTCCAGACCGTCCCCTCCGTGGGTCCGTACTCGTTGAAGAGCGCCGCGCCCGGCGCCAGCTCGCGATGCCTCTCGACGAGATCGGGCGGACAGGTCTCGCCCGCGACGATGACGGTCCGCAGCGGCGCCAGGTCCTCCGGCCGCGCCTGCGCCAGGACGTAGGCGTACAGCGACGGAACGCTCAGCCAGTGCGACGGTCGCTGTCGCGCGATCCATTCGAGGAGCAGCCGGGGATCCTCGTGGAAATCCTGAGGCGGCAGGACGAGCGTCCCGCCGGAAGAGAGTGTCCAGAAGATCCCCGCCACCGAGCTATCGAAAGCGAATGATGGGAGCAGGATGAAGCCGGTCACCGGGTCCCGATAGAACCTCAGGCGCGCGGCCGTGGAGTGCTCCAGGTTGGCGTGCGTCACCAGGACCCCCTTCGGCCGCCCGGTCGATCCCGACGTGTAGATCACGTAGGCCGGATCGTGCGGGCCGGGGCGACGGCCCGCGGGCCCCGCGCCCGCATCGGCAGCCTCCGCGAACGGCGCGCCGGCCCGAACATCGTCCTCACCGGCGGTCCCTTCTCCCCCATCCAGGCAGACGACCCGCGGGGCGCGCAGGTGCAACGACGACTGCAGGCGTCCGTGCGTCAGCAGCAGCGGGGAGCCGATATCCTGAAGAGTGAAATCGAGCCACTCCCGCGGGTAGGACGGGTCCAGGGGAACGTAGGCGCCGCCGGCCTTCATGATCCCGAGGATCGCGACCAGGAAATCGGGCGAGCGCTCGAGGCAGACGGCGACCGGCGTCCCCGGTCCGATGCCGAGAGCCCGCAGATCGCGGGCCAGCCGGTCGGCGCGGCGATCGAGGTCCGCGTAGGTCAGCCGTGCGTCGCCCCGGACGACGGCCGGCGTCCCGGGCGAGCGGGCCGCTTGCGCCTCGAACCGGTCGAGGACCGTCCGCTCGCCGCGAGGAGACTCCTCGGCCGCCCCGCTCCAGTCCACCAGGATCGTGCGGCGCTCGGCGGGCGCGAGCAGCGGCAGGGCCGAGACGCGCCGCGCCGGGTCGTCCGCGGCCGCCCGCAGGAGCGTCTCGAGGTGCCTGGCCATTCTGGCGATCCGTTCCTCGTCGAACAGGTCGGTGCTGTACTCGAACGCGCCGGCGAGGCCGGCCACATCCTCGCTGAGCGACAGGGTGAGATCGAACTGCGACGTGCCCGGATCGACCTCCATGTACTGCATCGTCAGGCCGGGAAGATCGGGGACGTCCTCCGCCGGTGGCTGCAGGGCGAACATCACCTGGAACAGAGGCGCCCGGGTCAGGTCGCGGTCGGGCTGCACCGACTCGACCAGCTTCTCGAACGGCAGGTCCTGGTGCGCGTAGGCGCCGAGGGCGTCTTCCCGCGTGCGCGCCAGGAGCCGGGCGAACGACGGGTCGCCCGACAGGTCGCCGCGCAGCACGAGCGTGTTGACGAAGAAGCCGATGAGCCCCTCGGTCTCGGCACGATCGCGCCCGGCGCTCGGCGACCCGATGAGCATCTGCTCCTGGCCGGTATAGCGGAACAGAAGCGCCTGGAAGCCCGCGAGAAGGGTCATGAACAGTGTCGTGCCCTGGCGGCGGCCGACGTCCCGGAGCGCGTCGCTCAGATCCTTCGGCAGCGCGAACGGGTGGCGCGCCCCGCGATACGTCTGCGCCGGCGGGCGCGGCCGGTCGGCCGGCAGGTCGAGCACCGTCGGGGCGCCGGCGAGGCGCTTCTTCCAGTACTCGATCTGCCCGCGCAGGACGTCTCCCCGCAGCCAGTCCCTCTGCCAGGCGGCGAAATCGGCGTACTGGATGTCCGGATCGGACAGAGGCGACGGGCGGCCGTCGCGGAACGCGCCGTAGATCTGCGCCAGCTCGCGTAGGAACACGTTCATCGACCAGCCGTCGCTGACGATGTGGTGCGTCGTCAGCAGAAGAACGTGGTCCTGGGCGGCCAGACGCAGGAGAGAGGCGCGCGCCAAGGGCCCCCGCTTCAGGTCGAACAGGGCGCGCGCCTCGATCGTCGCCCGCCGCCGCGCCTCCACCTCGCGCTCTGCGGCCGGCAGGCCTTCGAGCGACTCGACCGGCAGCTCCGGCTCGAGCGCCGGAACGATGACCTGCTCGGGCTCGCCCTGGACCGTCCTGAACGTCGTGCGCAGCGCCTCGTGGCGCCTGACGATCTCGTTCAGAGCGCGCCGCAGCGCGCCGATATCGAGCGGGCCGCGCAGACGCATCGCAGCCGGGAGGTTGTAGAAGGCGCAGCCGGGCTCCAGACGGTCGAGGAACCACAGACGCTGCTGGGCGAACGACAGGGGCAGGGCGCCGCCGCGCGGCCGCCGCCTCAGCGCCGGCGCCCTCCGCCCGCCGCCGGCGGAGCGGAGGCGCTCGATCGCCTGGACCATGCCCGCGACCGTGGGCGCCTCGAACAGGGCGCGCAGAGGCAGCTCGACACGGAACGCCGCGCGCAGGCGCGACACGAGCTGCGTCGCCAAGAGCGAATGACCGCCCGCCTCGAAGAAGTTGTCGTTGAGCCCGACGGCTTCGACCCCCAGGACGCGGGCCCACAGGCGCGCCAG encodes:
- a CDS encoding DNA-binding protein, translating into TVRGILEQFGWETEDMGKAEAARAIEPLCILWCIPGFLRNDWTHAFRLLHQG
- a CDS encoding class I SAM-dependent methyltransferase, whose amino-acid sequence is MSGKRDTQAAGLDPYALMARFYDADYKAAGSVDDIAFYSSIAKELGEPVLEMGCGSGRNLLPIARFGIAIHGIDASPAMLRVLRGKLRLEPPRVRRRTRVSQGDIRSTHIGGRYGLVTAPFRVAQHLLRPGDRRAWLRNVARHLEPAGRLCFDVVNPGPDLLSHPCEEAGVIVRPLSTGRLVVRSVSTRPRTDSGMIEVRYKWQVKDARGTPVGEWRTRLVFHLYSRPELEALLESQGFEIVSYWGSFKREPFGPHSTDHVILSRLRPRCSPPGH
- a CDS encoding MbtH family protein; this translates as MGADEKDEDLYRVVVNHEEQYSIWPLEKENAPGWRDAGKTGTKPECLAYIKEVWTDMRPKSLRERMEQGKGRA